CCATTAAAGCGGTACGTGAGCTGGGTTCAGAACGTCGTGAGACAGTTCGGTCCATATCCGGTGCAGGCGTAAGAGCATTGAGAGGAGCCTTCCTTAGTACGAGAGGACCGGGAAGGACGCACCGCTGGTGTACCAGTTATTGTACCAACAGTAAACGCTGGGTAGCCATGTGCGGAGCGGATAACCGCTGAAAGCATCTAAGTGGGAAGCCCACCTCAAGATGAGTGCTCTCACTACATTAAGTAGGTAAGGTCACGGGCAGAACACCCGTTGATAGGCTCTAAGTGGAAGTGCAGTAATGTATGTAGCTGAGGAGTCCTAACAGACCGAGGGCTTGACCTCATCATCATTGGCAAATATCGCGTTTCTGGCAGTCTTCAGGGTTTTGTACCCACTAAGTTTTCCTGGTGCCTATGGTGCAGTGGCACCACTCTGATCCCATCCCGAACTCAGTTGTGAAACGCTGCTACGGCTACGATAGTTGGAGGGTTGCCTCCCGCCACAATCGCTCGGTGCCAGGTTCTTTTTTTAACAAAAGGCGCTCTCAATTAATTACTGAGGGCGCTTTTTTGTTTGGCTAGGTACTGTTAAAGCAGGCGAATCTTATGACGATGAAACCCTTAGTTAGTACAACTGACTACTGACATTTCACTACAGAAAATGATAAGGATAAACCATGTTGAACTATAACCACCCTATTGCTGATGTTAAGAGTTTCAAAAGTTAAAAAGGTGGTTTGTCAGAAGTTAGGTATGGTATTGCTGGAAGCAGGCAATGTAATGATAAAGCCATGAAAAAAACGGTTGAAATCCTAGCGGATCAAACGGCGTTAATTGCGCGATCGCTCGATTTGATCTTGACCAAGTTAGATAATGCTATTAAACAACAAGGGCAATTCACTCTTGCCTTAGCTGGTGGTAGCACACCTAAGCCGTTGTATGAAGCGATTGCTACCCAAAAATTACCTTGGGATAAAATCCACGTTTTCTGGGGCGATGAACGATATGTTCCCCCAGATCATCCTGATAGTAATGAACGGATGGCGCGTCTTGCATGGCTAGACCAGGTGAATATTCCCACTACAAATATTCACGCTGTCCCTACCTTAGATAATGATCCGGCTGTGTCGGCTGCTAAATATGAACAGCACCTACAAACATTTTTTAGCTCTAAACCCGGAGAGTTTCCTGCTTTAGATGTAGTGTTGTTAGGAATGGGTGATGATGCTCATACTGCATCTTTATTTCCCCACACAGAAGCTTTACAAGTACGCGATCGCTTAATTACTGTGGGTAATAAAGACGGTAATCCCCGTATAACCTTCACATATCCGTTCATTAACGCCGCCAAGAGCGTAATTTTTTTAGTTGCGGGTGCTAACAAGCGGCCAGCCCTAGCACAAGTCTTTGCAGACAGTGCAGATGACTTAGCTTATCCATGCCGATTAATTAAGCCTCAGAGTGAACTGTACTGGTTATTAGATGCAGCCGCAGGTGCGGAACTCTCAGCTTGATTTTCCCATCACGAGTAATTGTTAAAATCGGAAGCTAGAGTCACCTCCTTGCTGCATTTTTCATGAAGACAAACCTAACCTTTGGGTTTCTCACCCAAGCAAGACTTAGCGATGAGAATGGAAAATCGCAGTTTTGGGTAGGAAATGTCAGGGTGTAGTGGTGTAGGTATTTAATATCCCTTAACACACGCCAGTTTGCTCAAGTCGGGAAACCCTTTCGGCAGTTCCTCCTGGGGGAAACCCCAGGAGGAACTGCCTCACCCCGCAACTGGCTCCCCTACACCTCAAAAAACGAAAACTTTCGTTGCACAAGACCAACTCCAAAATTCATTATTCAGAACCAAACTCAAAAACTCTGGTTAAATCTGGATTTGGGAATTTTGAACTGGTATAAGTCCTGCTAAAGTTAGTTTTCTTGTTAGCACTATATTTTAGGATGCTCTTGAACAAAGGCTTAAATCAATGATCGTCTGCCCAAATTGCAATCACCCTAACCCAGATGGCGCTGTCCAATGTGAAGCTTGTTACACGCCGTTACCAGCTACTAGCAACTGTCCTAACTGTGGCGCTACTGTACAATCTGATGCTGCTTTCTGTGGTCAGTGTGGCTTTAACCTACACTCAACCGCCGCACCTGCTGCTACTGTCGCTACAGTCGCCCCTGATGTTCCAGTAGAAGTACCACCTCTAGTTGCTCCCGATCCACTTTTAGAGTTACTACAACCCAATGCGTTAGGTATTGATCCTGTTGCTAACCAAAGTCCACCTACGCCCTCACCCTTACCACCAACAGTAGTGGCCGCATCACAAACACCCCCAGCAGTAGTAGAAATTACCCCTGCACCACCACCAGTTGTTGAAGCTCAACTTGTAGCACCTCCACTAAGTATTCCGACTCCTCCACCTGAACCTGTAACACCACCTGAACCTGAACCTGCGCCGATGCAAGCAGTAGAACCTCCGCCACTACCTGCACCGGAACCTGCACCTGTAGCCCCACCTCCATCTCCTGCTAGAACACAGCTACAGCAAATTACAGCACGGTTAGTTCACGTTCAAAGCGATCGCGAAATAGAATTACCCCCCAGCCTGTCTGTGATTCATATTGGCAAGCCCAATGATCGCATTCCTCCAGATATCGATGTTTCCGGCTTTTCCAATTCCGAGATTGTTTCACGGATACATGCTGATATTCGCCTTGAAGGCGATGCACACTACATAGAAGATGTGGGAAGTTCCAACGGTACTTACATTAACAATTTGCCCCTATTACCGGGCAATAGACACCGCCTCAGACCAGGCGATCGCATCAGTTTAGGTAAGGGAGATTTGGTAACATTTCTGTTTAAACTCGCTTAGAGTATAGGGGTGTAAGGTAATAGACGTTTCACACCTTACACCCTTATTTCTTGATATAAGTACACAATAGTAATAATTACGAATTACGAACTACAAATTAATATGAGTCAGCCAGGGAAAGATTTTGAAACCTTACTTCACCGAGAAGCCCCTCCAGAAGTAGAGCGTATGGGACTAACTTGGTTAGTAGGAGCTGCGATCGCTACAGCCTTACTATGGCAGATTCCAGGTGGAGATTATATTTTATACCCCTTTACTATCCTTGCTACTTGGTTTCATGAAATGGGTCACGGCTTAATGGCTTTGCTTTTGGGTGGTGAATTTCAGAAATTAGAGATTTTTAGTAATGGTTCCGGTAGAGCAACTTATGCCATCAGAACATTACTAGGCCCCATTGGCCCTGGTTTAGTCGCCGCAGCCGGGCCGATGGGGCCACCACTTGCTGGTGCGGCTTTGATTTTAGCTTCCCGTAGTTTTACAACCGCCTCCCTCAGTCTCAAAATCTTAGGAAGTTTTTTACTACTTTCTACATTAATTTGGGTACGTTCCTGGTTTGGACTGGTGGCAATTCCCCTATTGGGTTTATTTATCTTGGGAATCTCTCTGAAAGCTCCTCGATGGATGCAGGGAATCGCTATTCAATTTTTGGGTGTACAAGCCTGTGTCAGTACCTATCATCAATTAGATTATTTATTTAGTTATACGGCTGGCCCTTTAGGATTGTCTGATACAGCCCAGATACAAAGATATTTGTTATTACCTTACTGGTTTTGGGGTGGATTGATGGCGATCGCATCCTTAATTATTCTTGTACAAAGCCTCCGGCTTGCTTATCGTGAAGAGTAATGCTAATTTAAAATCCTCCTGGCTAATTACTTATAATATGGTTGATTTAATTGGTAATGGGTAATAGGTAATCAGTAATTGTTTGTTACCATTACCAATTACCAACCCTCAAAATAAGATAAGTGTTTAAGCGGACATGATATTAATTTAAGATAGAGAATTTTTCTCGTTTATCTCTCTCTAGGTGATCAAATCCTACCAAAGTTTAACTGTTCTTCAGAAACCCATGTACTATGAAAACCGTAGGGTACTCGCTGGGGAATTAAAACCCGCGCTACAGGTTCATTATTGACATCTTGGGCGTTGACTACAACTAATTCAGAAGTATCTTCAGCCGTGTCATGAACGTAAGTGAGTAACCAGCCGTCATCTTCTGCTGTTGTATGAGGACGGGGTACGAAGACAGGTTCACCACCGTAACGTTCCCTACCGTATTCATGGGTTTGAGATTTACCATTGTTGAAATCGCATTTAATAACCCCATCAAACAAAGGTAAAAGACTTTTTGCTGCCTTACCAGCATAGCCATATTGGGTTTTTCTACCCAAAAGGTTCTCATTTACGCGGGGAAATTCGGCGGCGACATCATCTAGCATTTCCTCATGTACTTTTCCTGTGTTGAGGTTAAAGCGCCAGCGATGTAAGCGAGGGATGTCTGCATCAGAGTCAGTATCTTTAGATCCTAGAATAGTAGTGGAACTCATGCGACAGGCAATAAGCACTACTTCGTCTTTGTCTTCATAAGCGTTGAAGGTATGGAAGACGTAGCAGGAGGGAGCTTCAAACCAACGAATCTGACTATTATCACCATGACGGGGTACTATACCGAAGCGACTGGAGCGATCGCGCTCAAACATCAGCATGGGTTCTCCCCGTTTCATTCGTTCTACACTAAAAGTTAAGGGTAAATCCATGAAAATAGTGTAGTTTTCGGTGATAGCGAAGTCGTGCATTATCACACCTACAGGCAATTCTATCGGTACTGTCCGCAGGAGTTCCCCGACTGCGGAAACTACGCTGTAATGCAGATAAGGTGGTGCAAATGAGTAGCCGAAAAACATCATTTCTCCAGTTACCGGATCTACTTTAGGATGAGCGGTAAAAGCAGAACTCAGCTTGCCATTATATGTGTACTCACCAATAGTTGCTAACTCAGGAACCTGAATGGCGTGGGGTGCGCCGCCTTCCCATAGTGCTAGTAGTTGTCCGGCGTGCCAAATTAGAGCAGTGTTAGCAGTATTCTTACTGGGTAGGTCTGCTTGTGGTGGTTCCAAAAATCCAGACCAGACAGCCTTACCTGCTTCATTTTCAATTTGCCATCCTTTGGTGCTGACGTAGCGATTGCAATAAGTAGCTTTACCATTCTGGAGTCTGACACCATGTAACATCCCATCACCATCAAACCAGTGATACTTACCAATGGGTGTCCATTGGGGGTTGGGGCCGTTGCGGACAAACATCCCCGATAAGTCGGGTGGTAGTTCTCCAATAACTTTTAAGGTATCAGTAGTAATTTCTTTACGGACAGGTGCAAAGTTCCCATCTAAATAAGGATTGACTGCTGTGGTCGTCATGGTGTTGGATGAAAGGCGAGTAAATCTATTTACCATCTTAGCGATCGCATTCACTCGACTTTGCACAACACCCAACAAGTCTGCTTTAAGATACAGATACTTTTCCTGACTTGGACAACTTACCCTTCAGGAAAAGTATGTAAGT
Above is a genomic segment from Nostoc sp. MS1 containing:
- the pgl gene encoding 6-phosphogluconolactonase, with product MKKTVEILADQTALIARSLDLILTKLDNAIKQQGQFTLALAGGSTPKPLYEAIATQKLPWDKIHVFWGDERYVPPDHPDSNERMARLAWLDQVNIPTTNIHAVPTLDNDPAVSAAKYEQHLQTFFSSKPGEFPALDVVLLGMGDDAHTASLFPHTEALQVRDRLITVGNKDGNPRITFTYPFINAAKSVIFLVAGANKRPALAQVFADSADDLAYPCRLIKPQSELYWLLDAAAGAELSA
- a CDS encoding FHA domain-containing protein — translated: MIVCPNCNHPNPDGAVQCEACYTPLPATSNCPNCGATVQSDAAFCGQCGFNLHSTAAPAATVATVAPDVPVEVPPLVAPDPLLELLQPNALGIDPVANQSPPTPSPLPPTVVAASQTPPAVVEITPAPPPVVEAQLVAPPLSIPTPPPEPVTPPEPEPAPMQAVEPPPLPAPEPAPVAPPPSPARTQLQQITARLVHVQSDREIELPPSLSVIHIGKPNDRIPPDIDVSGFSNSEIVSRIHADIRLEGDAHYIEDVGSSNGTYINNLPLLPGNRHRLRPGDRISLGKGDLVTFLFKLA
- a CDS encoding M50 family metallopeptidase yields the protein MSQPGKDFETLLHREAPPEVERMGLTWLVGAAIATALLWQIPGGDYILYPFTILATWFHEMGHGLMALLLGGEFQKLEIFSNGSGRATYAIRTLLGPIGPGLVAAAGPMGPPLAGAALILASRSFTTASLSLKILGSFLLLSTLIWVRSWFGLVAIPLLGLFILGISLKAPRWMQGIAIQFLGVQACVSTYHQLDYLFSYTAGPLGLSDTAQIQRYLLLPYWFWGGLMAIASLIILVQSLRLAYREE
- a CDS encoding carotenoid oxygenase family protein, giving the protein MTTTAVNPYLDGNFAPVRKEITTDTLKVIGELPPDLSGMFVRNGPNPQWTPIGKYHWFDGDGMLHGVRLQNGKATYCNRYVSTKGWQIENEAGKAVWSGFLEPPQADLPSKNTANTALIWHAGQLLALWEGGAPHAIQVPELATIGEYTYNGKLSSAFTAHPKVDPVTGEMMFFGYSFAPPYLHYSVVSAVGELLRTVPIELPVGVIMHDFAITENYTIFMDLPLTFSVERMKRGEPMLMFERDRSSRFGIVPRHGDNSQIRWFEAPSCYVFHTFNAYEDKDEVVLIACRMSSTTILGSKDTDSDADIPRLHRWRFNLNTGKVHEEMLDDVAAEFPRVNENLLGRKTQYGYAGKAAKSLLPLFDGVIKCDFNNGKSQTHEYGRERYGGEPVFVPRPHTTAEDDGWLLTYVHDTAEDTSELVVVNAQDVNNEPVARVLIPQRVPYGFHSTWVSEEQLNFGRI